The following DNA comes from Amycolatopsis albispora.
TGCGCGCAGCTGACGAACCAGCTGGTCAGGAAGTCCTTGGCGAGCGCGGCGTCGTCGAACGGCTGCGACTCGAGCTCGACCACCTCGTGCCCCAGTTCCGCGAGCAGCTCACCGGCGGCGCGGGCGGCCGCGATGGCCTCGGGATGCGGGTGGGGATTGATCGCGCTGGCGGTGCACAACGCGATGCGCAACCGGCCTGGATCACGCCCGACCTCGTCGGCGAACGGCTTCTCCGGCGCGGCCGCGAGATAGGGCGAAAGCGGCGTTGGCCCGGCGAGCACGTCGAGCATGGCCGCGGTGTCCCGCACCGAACGGGAGATCACGCCGTCGGTCGCCGTGCCGCCGAGCCCTTCGGCCCTGGCCGGACCGGCCGGGATCAGCCCGCGTGACGGCTTGAGCCCGAACAGTCCGCAGGCCGAGGCCGGGATGCGGATCGAGCCACCGCCGTCGCTGGCCGCCGCACACGGCACGATCCCTGCCGCGACGGCCGCGGCCGCACCACCCGAGGACCCGCCCGGCGTGTGCTGGGGATTCCACGGATTGCGCGCGGGCCCGAACAGGTCCGGCTCGGTGATGCCCTTGGCCCCGAATTCGGGTGTGTTCGTTTTGCCGAAGACCACCAGCCCGGCGTCCAGCCAGCGGCGCACCACCGTGGTGGTCTCCTTGGCCGGCACCGAGACCATCGAGCGGGACCCGGCGCTGGTCGGCTCACCCGCCAGGTCCTGGTTCAGGTCCTTGAGCAGGAACGGCACCCCGGCGAACGGCCCGTCCGCCGGGGTGGCGGGCGGCTCCACCTCGCGCACGACGGCGTTCAGCCTCGGGTTCACCCGCGCGAGCTGGGCACGGGCCGCGTCGAGCAACTCCGCCGGAGTGGCCTGGCCCTCGCGGACCAGGGCGGCCAAGCCGACCGCGTCGTACTTCGGGTAGTCGTCCATGGGGCAGATCTTGCCTGATCGCGCCTACCCCGGCGGCCAGGTGAACCGGTTGGATTCGACACCGTCGGCGATCACCCAGACGGATTCGCCGACCTGGTCGAAGTGGAACGCCTCGAAGGTGACGGATCCGTTCTTGTCAGTGGTCTGCCCGGAGCCTGGGTTCTTGTATCCCTCGGCGGTGGAGAACGGGTTGAAGTCGTACTCCGTGTTCGGGTCGAAGCCCGTCGCGACCACCCGCATCTTCGCGCAGTCCGGCAGCGAGCAGCCGTCCCCGTACGCCTCGGATTCACCGCGGGACACGGTGATCGTTCTCGGCGATTTCGGCGTCACCGCGCCGGATTGGGCACCTTGGCCGCGTCCGGCGGAGTTCTGCGCGGTCACCGTGATCACGTAGGTGGCGTTGTTGGTCAGCCCGCTGAGCGTGGTCGACCGGACGCCACCGCCGACGGTTTTCTCACCGCTGCCCGCACTGGAACTCCAGGCGATGTGGTAGTTCGAAACGGCGCCGCCGTTGGGGGAGGCGGCACCCCAGTTGACCGTGATCGCGGCGTTCCCGGCGGTCGCCTTGACCCCGGGTGGCGCACCCGGCGGACTGGCCGGTTTCGGCGCCGGTGTCTGCGGTTTGGCCGGTGGCGGCTTGGGCTGCGCCGGCGGGTTCGTCCGTTGCTGCTGGGGCGGAGGCGGCTGCTGTTGCTGTTGCTGGGCGGGTGGTGCGGTGGGCGGCGGTGGGGTCTGCGCGGCCGGTGGGGGAGGGGAGGGCGTGGGCCGCTCGTTGCCCGCCACCTGGACCGGGTTGACCGCGCCGTTGTTGTCGACCACGAGCACGTGGCCGCCGTCGGCGCTGTCCACGTAGACACGCGAATCCTCGCCTCTCGCGAGCCGCGGTTCACCTGGCGGGACCGGGGTGCTCTGCCGCGGCCTGCCGTCGCGGTCGTAGGTGAGCACGGTGTTCCTGGCCCGGTCGAGCAGCACGACCGCCTGCCCGGAGGAGGCGACCGCGCTGTAGTCGCCGGCCGGGAGGTCCACGGTGATCGGCCGGGTTTTCGCGGGTGTCGTGTCGACCAGATGCATGCGCTTGCCCGCGCTGTCGAGCACGGCGATCCGGCCGCCGACGTCGGTCGAAGCGAAGCGCGCGGACGGCGGCACGTCCACGCCGAGCGCGGTGCCCTCGCCGAATTTGCCGCCCTCGATCGGGTGGGCGGTGTCGGTGGAGGTGTCGACGAAAACCGGGCGATCGGCGACCACGGTCAGCCCGCCGGTGTGCCCGCTCGGCGCGTTGGTCGGGCAGGCGAGCCGGTCGGCGTCGCGGGCCAGCTCGCAGAGCGAGTTGGTGCCCTGGTGGTGCACCCACACCGAGCCCGCGCTGGTGGACACCGGATCACCGAGGCTGCCGCCCGCCGAGATCGTGGTGTGCTCGTCGCCGAGGCGCACGATCTGCCCGGCGTTGCGGTAGACCAGGTACGGCCCGCCCGCGATCTCGAGCGCCACCGGCCGCTCCTGCGCGGCGGGCGCGGTCACCTTGCCGACGGCCAGGTCGGACTTGCCGAACTCGATGATCCGGTTGCCGCCGACCACGTACCCGCCGGTCTCGCCCTGGACCACCTGACTGCCCGGATCGGCGCCCGGCAGGCCGAGCTGCGCGTCGATGTTGCGGCTGGCCCCGTCGATGTGGAACACCGTGCCCAGCACGGAGTTGAACACCCAGTGCCCGGACTGGAAGAAGTCGACCCCGCCTTCGGGCCTGGCCGCGCCGGACAGCGCGAGACCGGCCGCGGTGACCACCGCCACCACGGTGATCACCAGCGGCGAGCGCCCGCGCCACCAGGCGAGTTTCTTCCTCACGAAGCGAGCGTAGGCGAAACTCCCGCGCCTTCTCTACGCCTCGTTTGCCGCCGGATGGCGGTATGTGAGATCTTGTCGGTGAGCCCGCAAAACGGGCTTCCGGACGAGGGGTGCCGTACCCGGTGTGCGACAAGACGGCCCGCTGGAGGCCGTCATGTCCTGGGTCGTACTGGTGCTTTCCGGGGTGCTGGAAGCCGTCTGGGCCACCGCGCTCGGCAAGTCCGAAGGCCTCACCCGCTTCGGCCCGGCCGCGGTGTTCTTCGCCGCGCTCGCCGCGAGCATGGTGGGGCTCGGCTACGCGATGCGCGAGCTGCCCGTCGGCACGTCCTACGCCGTCTGGGTGGGCATCGGCGCGGTGCTCACCGTGGTCTACGCCATGGTCACCGGTGAGGAACCGTTGTCCGCGCTCAAGGTTCTCTTCCTCGCGATGATCGTCGGCGGGGTGGTCGGGCTCAAGCTCGTCCACTGACCGCGCGCCGGTTCCGCAGCGTGGACGCGCTGGCACCGGCGCCGGTCGTGCCCCGAGGATGCTCGCCATGACCGCCGTCGTCGAGCTGACCCTGTCGATCCGCGTGCGTGCCGACGAGCGGAACGCCGCCGAGATCGCCGCGCGCCTGCTCGAGTCCGTCGAGGACACGCTGGGCGTACCGGTTCGACGGCACTTCGCGCGTCGCCATCGTCTGAGCCGCCTGGACTGTCCTGAATGGACGGTGGCTCCCACGGGCGGCCTAACGGCACGGCCGCTCGGGTGAGGGGAGAAATTTCCGACTACTTTGCGTAGGGGTTTCCCCAAGACCAATGATCACCCTTCGTCACCTCTTTGTTATTCAAGCATCATTCCTCCGCCTTCTCAGTGAGCCGAATTCGCGTTCTGACCTTGTAACGCTGCATTCAGAGTGACCGATACCACCGCGTGTATTGCTCGCGGCCCTACTGAGCGTATACCACTCGCAGTCACTCTCAGTCATCATTTTCGCGTGTATGGGAGGTCCGATGGAAGAGTCGGTGCGGCGGTCCTTGCCGGTCAATTCCCGGCCGGTCAACGATGCGCGGCCGCACATCGGCCTTCCCGCGATTTCCCGGCAACCGCACCGGATCGCGCCGGACGCGCCCGCCGATCCGCGCCCGCCCGCGGCGGCGGACCGGGACCGGCACACGCCCGACTGGGAATCCGGTTACCGCAGCCTGGTTGTGCTCGGTGACCTGGTCGCGACCGCCGCCGTGGTCACCGTGTCGGCCTTCGTGCTGCACGGTTTCGGTGCCGCCTGGCCGATCACGCAGTGGCTCGCGCTGGGCACCGTGCTCGCCGTCGTGTGCGCGCTGCCCGCCAGCCGCGCGTGGAATCCGAGAGTGCTCGGTGAAGGCGCCGAGGAGTTCCGAAGACTCGGGCGGGGCCTGTTCGCCGCGGCGGTGATGGTCGCGCTCGGCGGGCTGCTCTTCGGCGCGCTCGCCGTGCAGCCCTGGGTGTTCGCCGTCATTCCCGCCGTCGCACTGGTCTCGTTCCCGCAACGGTATGTGCTCCGCCGCTGGCTCCACCGCAACCGCCGCCGCGGCGGCTGCCTGCTGCCGGTGCTCGCCGCGGGCAGCCCGGACACCGTGCGCGATCTGATCTCGCGCACCCGCGCCGAATCCCACGTCGGCTGGCGCGTCGAGGCGGTGTGCACGTTCACCGGCGAAGGCGAACCCGGCAGCGGTGAGCTGGACGGGGTGCCGGTGGTCGGCAGGCTCGACGAACTCGCCGACCACGTCCGCCGCGGTGGTTACCGGGTGGTCGCGGTCACCGCCGATGCGTACTGGAGCCCGCGCAAACTGCAGCAGGTCGCCTGGGACCTCGAAGGCACCGCCGCCGAAATGGTGGTCGCGCCGGTGCTGATGGAGGTCGCCGGCCCGCGCCTCAACGTTTCCGGTGTGCTCGGCATGCCGCTGCTGCGGGTGACCGCGCCGACCTTCACCGGCGGCCGCCGCCTGGTCAAGGAGATCGTCGACCGCGTCGCCTCCGCACTTCTGCTCCTGTGCATTTCGCCGCTGCTGCTGGCCGTCGCGGTGGCGATCAAGCTGGCCGACCGCGGCCCGGTGATCTACCGCCAGCGCCGCGTCGGCCGCAACGGCCAGCCGTTCACCATGCTCAAGTTCCGCACCATGGTGGTCAACGCCGACGCCGTGCGCCGCGAACTGCTCGACGCCAACGAGGGCGCCGGTCCGCTGTTCAAGATGCGCCGCGATCCGCGGGTCACCCGGGTGGGCGCGCTGCTGCGCCGGTACTCGCTCGACGAGCTGCCCCAGTTGTTCAACGTGCTGACCGGGCGGATGTCGCTGGTCGGCCCGCGCCCGCCGCTGCCGGAGGAGACCAAGGCCTACGCCGCCGATGCCCGCCGCCGGCTGCTGGTCAAGCCGGGGCTGACCGGGTTGTGGCAGGTCAGCGGCCGCAGCGACCTGACGTGGGCGGAGAGCATCCGGCTGGACCTG
Coding sequences within:
- a CDS encoding amidase codes for the protein MDDYPKYDAVGLAALVREGQATPAELLDAARAQLARVNPRLNAVVREVEPPATPADGPFAGVPFLLKDLNQDLAGEPTSAGSRSMVSVPAKETTTVVRRWLDAGLVVFGKTNTPEFGAKGITEPDLFGPARNPWNPQHTPGGSSGGAAAAVAAGIVPCAAASDGGGSIRIPASACGLFGLKPSRGLIPAGPARAEGLGGTATDGVISRSVRDTAAMLDVLAGPTPLSPYLAAAPEKPFADEVGRDPGRLRIALCTASAINPHPHPEAIAAARAAGELLAELGHEVVELESQPFDDAALAKDFLTSWFVSCAHSMAECKAASGAGDDEFELDTRTMAALGRATSPVDLVRAIERRHEHTRRLAEFHESYDFLLTPATATPPPKIGAFDTPAPVRKLQRGLLTAGVAGLLRFTPIVDRLIHENLSWVPYTQLANLTGRPAMSVPLHWTAGGLPIGAQFVGRLGADGALLRLAAQLEQAKPWAEQRPTAI
- a CDS encoding fibronectin type III domain-containing protein, with protein sequence MRKKLAWWRGRSPLVITVVAVVTAAGLALSGAARPEGGVDFFQSGHWVFNSVLGTVFHIDGASRNIDAQLGLPGADPGSQVVQGETGGYVVGGNRIIEFGKSDLAVGKVTAPAAQERPVALEIAGGPYLVYRNAGQIVRLGDEHTTISAGGSLGDPVSTSAGSVWVHHQGTNSLCELARDADRLACPTNAPSGHTGGLTVVADRPVFVDTSTDTAHPIEGGKFGEGTALGVDVPPSARFASTDVGGRIAVLDSAGKRMHLVDTTPAKTRPITVDLPAGDYSAVASSGQAVVLLDRARNTVLTYDRDGRPRQSTPVPPGEPRLARGEDSRVYVDSADGGHVLVVDNNGAVNPVQVAGNERPTPSPPPPAAQTPPPPTAPPAQQQQQQPPPPQQQRTNPPAQPKPPPAKPQTPAPKPASPPGAPPGVKATAGNAAITVNWGAASPNGGAVSNYHIAWSSSAGSGEKTVGGGVRSTTLSGLTNNATYVITVTAQNSAGRGQGAQSGAVTPKSPRTITVSRGESEAYGDGCSLPDCAKMRVVATGFDPNTEYDFNPFSTAEGYKNPGSGQTTDKNGSVTFEAFHFDQVGESVWVIADGVESNRFTWPPG
- a CDS encoding DMT family transporter encodes the protein MSWVVLVLSGVLEAVWATALGKSEGLTRFGPAAVFFAALAASMVGLGYAMRELPVGTSYAVWVGIGAVLTVVYAMVTGEEPLSALKVLFLAMIVGGVVGLKLVH
- a CDS encoding sugar transferase — its product is MEESVRRSLPVNSRPVNDARPHIGLPAISRQPHRIAPDAPADPRPPAAADRDRHTPDWESGYRSLVVLGDLVATAAVVTVSAFVLHGFGAAWPITQWLALGTVLAVVCALPASRAWNPRVLGEGAEEFRRLGRGLFAAAVMVALGGLLFGALAVQPWVFAVIPAVALVSFPQRYVLRRWLHRNRRRGGCLLPVLAAGSPDTVRDLISRTRAESHVGWRVEAVCTFTGEGEPGSGELDGVPVVGRLDELADHVRRGGYRVVAVTADAYWSPRKLQQVAWDLEGTAAEMVVAPVLMEVAGPRLNVSGVLGMPLLRVTAPTFTGGRRLVKEIVDRVASALLLLCISPLLLAVAVAIKLADRGPVIYRQRRVGRNGQPFTMLKFRTMVVNADAVRRELLDANEGAGPLFKMRRDPRVTRVGALLRRYSLDELPQLFNVLTGRMSLVGPRPPLPEETKAYAADARRRLLVKPGLTGLWQVSGRSDLTWAESIRLDLRYVEDWSLALDLVILWKTVRAVLVGEGAY